The nucleotide window ATATGTTTCTGTGACATCAAAAGTGCTGCTGTCTGTGTGCAATGCCTTAGGTTTCAAGAGATTATGCTCCTATTCTTAAGCTTAAGCAATCATGTAGAAATCATTTTTATCCTTTTATAACAGGGGTAAAAATTTGAAGACACGGGTTATTGGATGTCCAAAAACCATTGATGGTGATCTGAAATGCAAAGAGGTGCCTACAAGTTTTGGATTTGACACAGCATGCAGGGTAATTCCTATGATCTCTTTAGTcatattttgattattttcacTGTTTGTAACGAAGTTCTGACACTGGGAATTGTACAACAAAACCAAATTTACGCTTTGTCGAGCATTCTTTAGTTTATCTCAATGCCATGCATGTCTTCCACACTTGTCCTTGTGGAATGTGTCTTAGCATGGTAGTGATTGCAGTCATGTGCGAAATATTGGCATTGTATCTTGGTGATTCTAATGGGATCTCATCAGTCCTTCCTCAAATATTTGTAGCCTTATTATAGGAGTCCACATTtcgtcttttttattttttttatttcctctttctcatatttttctttttactcgGAAGGCAGAAGCAGAGTATAGTGTATTCATGTACTTTGAGCtcttgttttctatgttttaaaaGTCTCCAAATATAGCCAATACAGTGTGGATTGATCTATATTCTTTATTAATCTAGCATGAGCAAATATCTGTTCAACATTATGAGAAGAACTGTTCTTTACTTATGAATTTGGATTACTCAGTGATGATCTTCCCTTTCTCTAAACATGCAGCTATATTCAGAAATGATCGGTAATCTAATGACAGATGCTCGTTCAACTGGGAAGTACTACCATTGTAAGTGCTCTGGTTGTAAAACCTTACAGTCTACATGTATGTTTTGATAGATTAAGGGTGTGTATCAGGAAAAGATAATTGATAGTCAACATTTAAGTAACCGACTTTTGAGTTCATTGCACGAAATTGCAAGTATGCTTCCTCTTCTCCCAGCCAATCCTGAAAGTTGTGACCTTCAAGTTCTACTTTCATCAGTAAACCATTGCTAATAATTGAGGAAAATGATAACGAAAAGTATCGTTCTTTAATTAAACTATCTATCTCGAGTACCATAGAATCTTGGTTTATAGAAGCATGGACTCTATCAACTACCTGATGTCTGTAACTTAAAGTGCCCCACTGATATGAAGTGAGTCTTTGATTAATGTCTATTCTTGATCGTCCTCCTACTTGTCTATTTGCACAGTTGTAAGGCTTATGGGGCGTGCAGCTTCTCATATCACATTGGAGTGTGCTCTGGAGACTCGCCCAAACATTACGATTATTGGGGAGGAGGTATTTTCTTTTATCCTTTTCTTCCACCAAGGGGACTTCAACACCTTACTGGAAGAGCCCTCTAGAcacatgtatgtatatatataatgcatGTATTTACTTCTGTGGCTTGACAATGTTTCTTTTGGCTGCAGGTTGCTGCCAAGAAGCAGACTCTCAAGAATGTCACAGATTACATAACAGATATTGTCTGCAAACGTGCAGAACAGGGTTATAATTATGGTATTGTACTTATACCGGAAGGCCTGATTGATTTCATTCCAGAGGTATGATTTTGAACAGCTATCCAACTTTCTCCATTCTCATTATTTTTTTGGGTGCTCTGCATTTCTTAaaagtttatgttttttgttttcttgcagGTACAGCAACTAATTGCAGAGCTTAATGAAATCTTAGCTCATGGTGCTGTTGATGAAGCGGGGGAATGGAAAAAGAAACTTCAGCCTCAATCTCATGAGCTTTTTGAGTTTCTACCTCGAGCAATTCAAGAGCAACTATTGCTTGAAAGAGATCCACATGGCAATGTGCAGGtaaattatattttttcttATGTAGTTCGACTTTTTGATGGTATTAATTTGTTAACCCTTACACTATGTTAAACATTCAGGTTGCCAAAATCGAGACAGAAAAAATGCTCCTTCAAATGGTAGACACTGAATTGACCAAACGGAAGCAGGAGGGTAAATATAAGCGGAACTTCTCAGGACAGTGCCATTTCTTTGGGTACCAACATCTTTGTTCATCTGGTTTATTATGACTATGATCATTTATAATAAAAGAGACAATGTGTGTCCTATACTCCTATTGATGCATGTTTAAGTCCTGGTATTAGACATTATATGGTACTTGATTTTCACTTTGCAGTTATGAAGGTAGATGCGGTTTGCCCACGAACTTTGATGCAAACTACTGCTATGCATTGGGTTATGGTGCTGGAGCTCTCCTTCATTCTGGAAAGACAGGGTTGATTTCCTCTGTAAGATGTTATTTTAATACAATTCTTGTACTAAATCCTTATTCATTATTTCTCTTAGTTCATCAAATTTGATTCTTTGTTTGAACTTGCAAGTGTTTTACTAACGTGAGTTTTATATCCAGGTGGGAAATTTGGGTGCTCCAGTTGAACAATGGACAGTTGGTGGAACCGCATTGACTTCTTTAATGGATGTGGAGCGGAGACATGGTAACACCACCACTTACCTCTTCAATTGTTACTTATAGCCAGCTACTCCTCCAAGAACTTGTTATCTTCTTTATAACACTTGTTACAAGAATCTTTACCCCAATATTCATGCGACAGAACGAACCCAACATGCTGAGTGAAAAAACATGATACTAGAGCTCACATAAGATTGTAGAAACATAGTTCAGCTGAATAGCTGATCATTCTCTATTGAGTTATTCCTTACTATTCTTAATTAACCCAGTTATCTCTTTCTAAATTTTGGCAGGGAAGTTCAAGCCTGTAATTAAGAAGGCAATGGTGGAACTCGAAGGTAATATTTGTCCTAACTTTTTAGTATCTTATTGCCATTacaataaaatgataaattgAAGAGGTCTCCTGCTAGAGTTGTCTGTCTGGTCTGCAATAGTAAAACGGTGCTGTGCTTGActcctctttctttctttctttcatggtGGAATATCAGGTGCACCATTCAAAAAGTTTGCATCTTTGAGGGATGAGTGGGCTCTTAAGAATCATTATGTTAACCCAGGTATGTTAACTATAATCTTTATTTCCTTGCCTTGGCCATGGAGGTCTATTTTTCTGACATTGATGGAGGTTGATGGATTCTACCAGTTCTTTTTCTAATGGCCATGTTCACTTTTGATCAGGTCCTGTTCAATTCCTTGGACCAAGATCAACTGCTATCAACAATACTCTGCTGCTGGAACTCGGAGCATAAGCGCAGGAAGTAAAGCATCGACAAGTCATGGTCAAGATGTAAATTTCGATAGTGCTCATCCGGCAGATTTGGAAGACTCCATTGATATAAACGTGCAATTTTCTTTTTGGCCAGCAATCAAATAATAAGGATCAATATGACTTATAGTTACTGAATAGATTTAGTTTCCTTCTTGCAATGTAGTTTTAGCTGTTTCTGTTGGCTTCTTTATTCATCCTCGTTGTACCCGACTATTTCCGAAACCTCATTAGTAGGAAGAGTAATTAATAAATTTCTATTCAAGCTGTTGTATGATTTGCAAAGCTTTGATCTTTAGTACAAACTGTGACCATATCGGCGACATAAACTCGGAAAAAGTAGCAGACACTCTGAAAATGACAAAATGTTTAAGCTGTGCTGGAGAAATATTTGCGCGCCCAAATTTGGGGGGTTTAGGTTTAAGTTAAATGGTTGACCAAAACTTTGGGTCAAAACATTGGGTTTACGCTTACTGGTCAAAACTTCGCGTTTAAATAGCGGAAGCGCGCAAAAGAGTCGCAATGCTGAACAACACTCTGTTAACGCTCCTTGCTAGAAGAGCATCAACAGGAgtaaatcaaaacccaattttACTTCAGCGATGCTTCTGTTCACCactgtcttcttcttcaaacaaTAAGCTCTTCGTCGGAGGTCTGCCTCAGTTTTCAAACAAGTTGAAGGACCTCAACTTTTCTTCAGTAAAGCGTGTTTCTAATGTGACATGGGTTTTGCATCTTGCAGGCTTGTCATGGTCCTTGGACGAGAAGTCCCTGAAAGACGCTTTCTCTTCCTATGGGGAggtcactgaaggtaaagtctctCACTTTATCGAACCAACTTTGGTGGTTTGGTCGCTCATTTACTTCTTATTCGTTTTGCCATCTATGTGTTTGACAAAATGCCTGCTGAGCTTACTTGCTGCACAGTAATATTTAATCTCTTATATAATCTCAATCGTGCATGTTTGTATTGTAGTGACTATAGTGTATGACAAGGACTCAGGCAGGTCTAGAGGCTTTGGATTTGTTAATTTCTCCAAGGACGATGATGCCAAGTCTGCAAAAGATGCTATGGATGGAAAGGTGAGTGGGACTTGAAGTTTCTTTTCACATACCAAAGTTTGCTGTTTGGAAATGTCTTCTGAATGAGGTAGCTTTGCTCGTAGGCGTTGATGGGTCGGCCACTGAGGATTAGTTTTGCTCTCGAAA belongs to Rosa chinensis cultivar Old Blush chromosome 4, RchiOBHm-V2, whole genome shotgun sequence and includes:
- the LOC112200784 gene encoding pyrophosphate--fructose 6-phosphate 1-phosphotransferase subunit beta isoform X2, translating into MSSSTANAKAVPGRSASVYSEVQTSRLDVLLPLPSVLKAPFSVVDGPKSSSAGNPDEIAKLFPNLFGQPSASLNAGDASSALSKDKSLKIGVVLSGGQAPGGHNVISGIFDYLQQRTTGSTMYGFRGGPAGVMKGKYVELSTEYVYPYRNQGGFDMIASGRDKIETPEQFQQAADTANKLDLDGLVVIGGDDSNTNACLLAENFRGKNLKTRVIGCPKTIDGDLKCKEVPTSFGFDTACRLYSEMIGNLMTDARSTGKYYHFVRLMGRAASHITLECALETRPNITIIGEETLKNVTDYITDIVCKRAEQGYNYGIVLIPEGLIDFIPEVQQLIAELNEILAHGAVDEAGEWKKKLQPQSHELFEFLPRAIQEQLLLERDPHGNVQVAKIETEKMLLQMVDTELTKRKQEGKYKRNFSGQCHFFGYEGRCGLPTNFDANYCYALGYGAGALLHSGKTGLISSVGNLGAPVEQWTVGGTALTSLMDVERRHGKFKPVIKKAMVELEGAPFKKFASLRDEWALKNHYVNPGPVQFLGPRSTAINNTLLLELGA
- the LOC112200784 gene encoding pyrophosphate--fructose 6-phosphate 1-phosphotransferase subunit beta isoform X1; translated protein: MSSSTANAKAVPGRSASVYSEVQTSRLDVLLPLPSVLKAPFSVVDGPKSSSAGNPDEIAKLFPNLFGQPSASLNAGDASSALSKDKSLKIGVVLSGGQAPGGHNVISGIFDYLQQRTTGSTMYGFRGGPAGVMKGKYVELSTEYVYPYRNQGGFDMIASGRDKIETPEQFQQAADTANKLDLDGLVVIGGDDSNTNACLLAENFRGKNLKTRVIGCPKTIDGDLKCKEVPTSFGFDTACRLYSEMIGNLMTDARSTGKYYHFVRLMGRAASHITLECALETRPNITIIGEEVAAKKQTLKNVTDYITDIVCKRAEQGYNYGIVLIPEGLIDFIPEVQQLIAELNEILAHGAVDEAGEWKKKLQPQSHELFEFLPRAIQEQLLLERDPHGNVQVAKIETEKMLLQMVDTELTKRKQEGKYKRNFSGQCHFFGYEGRCGLPTNFDANYCYALGYGAGALLHSGKTGLISSVGNLGAPVEQWTVGGTALTSLMDVERRHGKFKPVIKKAMVELEGAPFKKFASLRDEWALKNHYVNPGPVQFLGPRSTAINNTLLLELGA
- the LOC112201027 gene encoding glycine-rich RNA-binding protein 4, mitochondrial, which produces MLNNTLLTLLARRASTGVNQNPILLQRCFCSPLSSSSNNKLFVGGLSWSLDEKSLKDAFSSYGEVTEVTIVYDKDSGRSRGFGFVNFSKDDDAKSAKDAMDGKALMGRPLRISFALERLRGGTVVVPRLPAIGDGVNRS